TGCCGGCCGGAGACCTCGGCTCGGCGCTGACCCGCTTCGCCGGCCAGGCCGGGGTAAGCCTGTCGGTGGACCCGGCGCTGATTCAGGGCCGCCACAGCGCCGGGCTGTCGGGCAGCTATGGCGTGGAGGAAGGCTTCCAGCGCCTGTTGCAGGGCAGCGGCCTGCAGCTGCAGGCGGTGGGTGGCGGCTACACCCTGGTGCCGGCCCCGCAGCGCAGCGGCGCTCTGGAGCTGGGCAGCACCGACATCGTCAGCACCAGCATCCTGTCGTTCAACGGCGACGGCGAGCGCTACGCCGGCAACCAGGTGGCGCGGCGTGGCTCGCTGGGCCTGCTGGGTTCGCGGGACTTCATGGATACCCCGCTGAGCAGCACCACCTACACCAGCGAAACCGCCAAGAACCAGCAGGCTCGCACCCTGGGCGACCTGGTGGCCAGCGACCCGTCGGTGCGCACCACCAACCCGGCCGGCGGTCGCTTCGAGCAGTTCACCATCCGCGGCTTCAGCCTGTTCAACACCGATGTGTCCTATAACGGCCTGTACGGCGTGCTGCCCACCTATTCCATCGACATGGAAATGGCCGACCGGGTCGACGTATTCAAGGGCACCAACCAGCTGCTCAACGGCATTTCGCCGCGCGGCAGCATCGGCGGTGGCGTCAACGTGGTAGCCAAGCGCGCCACCGACAAGCCGATCACCGAGTTCACCGGCAGCGTGGCTTCCGACAGCCAGGTCGGCGGCGCCGTGGATGTCGGTCGGCGCTTCGGTGACAACAACGAATACGGCATCCGCTTCAACGGCGTGAAGCAGTCCGGTGACACCGAGTGGGATCACCAGAACGTCGACCGCGAGCTGTCGGTACTGGGCCTGGACTTCCGTGGCGAGCGCCTGCGCGTGTCGGCGGACATCGGCCGAACCGAACGCGACACCGATGCCCCGCAGGAGCGTATCCAGGTCGGCGCCAACGCCCAGGTGCCGAGCGCCAGCTCGATCCACAAGAACTACGCCCAGGCCTGGAGCTGGGCGAGCACCAACGACACCTTCGGCGACCTCAATGCCGAATACGACATCAGCGATTCCTTCATGGTCTATGGTGCGGTAGGTGCGCGCGAGAGCAACCATGAGTTCATGCGCCACGCCGTGAGCGTGACCAACAACGCGGGCGACTTCACCATTTCGCCACGCTACTTCACCCGTGATGAAAGCGTGCGTACCGCCACTGTAGGCGCGCGCAAGTGGCTGCAGACAGGTCCCGTCAGCCACGAGCTGAACATCTCGGCCACGCATTTCTACATGGACTTCACCAACGGTGGGGCGCGCTATGCCACCGCTGCCGGCAATATCTACAACGCGGTGCAGCGGCCCTTGCCCAATGCGCCGACGCGCCTGGATTCGAAGGACTACACCGAAAACCGCTTCGACAGCCTGGGCCTGGCCGACACCCTGGGCTTCTTCGATGACCGCCTGCTGGTCACCTTGGGCGGGCGCTTCCAGCGCGTGCAGGTGGATGACTG
The Pseudomonas sp. DTU_2021_1001937_2_SI_NGA_ILE_001 DNA segment above includes these coding regions:
- a CDS encoding TonB-dependent receptor; this translates as MPALPRRRSLLASSISRSTLYLSLALGLPATLPELALAETRSFEVPAGDLGSALTRFAGQAGVSLSVDPALIQGRHSAGLSGSYGVEEGFQRLLQGSGLQLQAVGGGYTLVPAPQRSGALELGSTDIVSTSILSFNGDGERYAGNQVARRGSLGLLGSRDFMDTPLSSTTYTSETAKNQQARTLGDLVASDPSVRTTNPAGGRFEQFTIRGFSLFNTDVSYNGLYGVLPTYSIDMEMADRVDVFKGTNQLLNGISPRGSIGGGVNVVAKRATDKPITEFTGSVASDSQVGGAVDVGRRFGDNNEYGIRFNGVKQSGDTEWDHQNVDRELSVLGLDFRGERLRVSADIGRTERDTDAPQERIQVGANAQVPSASSIHKNYAQAWSWASTNDTFGDLNAEYDISDSFMVYGAVGARESNHEFMRHAVSVTNNAGDFTISPRYFTRDESVRTATVGARKWLQTGPVSHELNISATHFYMDFTNGGARYATAAGNIYNAVQRPLPNAPTRLDSKDYTENRFDSLGLADTLGFFDDRLLVTLGGRFQRVQVDDWSDGVKGATAYDEKKFSPSGGVVYKVTDQWSLYANYMEGLSLGKVAPSTSINENQIFAPFISRQIEVGSKYDLGNLAFTASVFRVKQPAYETNATTRVFGPSGKRENTGVELNVFGEPLQGVRLLGGVMYIHSELTDTVNGVYDGNRAPATPKYNVNLGGEWDVPGLQGVTLTARGIYSSSQYLDQANSKSIDSWERFDLGARYAFKINSTDVTLRANVENVLDKAYWASAGASDDSEPGLTLSTPRTYLLSATVGF